A single region of the Diadema setosum chromosome 14, eeDiaSeto1, whole genome shotgun sequence genome encodes:
- the LOC140237442 gene encoding cytoplasmic dynein 2 intermediate chain 1-like isoform X1 has protein sequence MPGKSKEDTWGAKELSESIKEARSSGKSRHKDRDKDRDKHKDKERDKDRDRDKPREKDRDKDRDRDKTREKDRDRDRDRDKDRERHRDKDRDREKEKRRDSGKDKERSRDKDRERERRKEREKEADSSRDKERDRDKQRDKDRERDKHREKDREKHRDRDRDKDDERRREKDKDRDRDRDRERDNKHRSRDENKDRDRHREKDRERDKEKEKERERRSRTEEDQREESRHDKKDRHKNREGAEGRERRHREDKEDRERRADKEREGSSRDRERHRDKDEDRGSRKDDKRHRDGDREKRRHRDKEERGSADGRRREKSAERRHRKEKEAQENGVDERKEKRRQKKGTREDAEDDVGEEIVKQEEPKAPEPDGYDDYEDDFEDYDDDFEEDDDDDEDNDGAGDDQVPSDIEEMRRAMAAENQAMRRSAESTESRSRSERSSASSARPTTSRTGRTFINFVAAKQRQISDQVAQRTRKRGQELMSLIDLDVASYDIFDMPPVREYDRYISSFGRSNTKQAFVQCNEDNLERDVQTEEVEGWDKWTQHPAEGVKSCGGGNVADQEDYELVAERETNSLRFNRFMEKATQLFTVLLDEELANKVGGKLENNQRSIIFSDGYTLMNTGTPILQGRCILRVAFHPVQTNLILTMHSMPNAEDRSSDDMDRKVVEKAGLTNRGLMCVWNINEPSRPQKILVLKSVPMTCTFSPSKATMAFCGTLDGSICVWDLREPSNMHQKCEFGWGHMIVRVPTYSTESGSLEESHHSPVVAMQPIVSAEDANNATSKPSSSDDSVGLSFQLVTVDEKGTISFWVVLEIDKPDEAGSEYDLGLVPGGKIKLIKSSSIQLPVPSRELGPVYRLKITDMQLEPSNPNHFYVATDAGCVIHGARNTERVSPKYFWVDEGVPTGVKCIDFSPFNLPCFLIACSDGTVQLFSTSKGSPLQSWPNATQGMEIIAISWSRSRPSVFYVVDVTSKVYVWELLESDGGPIKVEQFSRGKLTTLAVANDHAATGWGMAGRKPELAITDSMGSLDIHRINSRFSTANASELDSFTTYLEHLI, from the exons agcaAAGAAGACACATGGGGAGCTAAGGAGCTCAGCGAATCAATAAAA GAGGCCAGGTCATCTGGGAAGAGTAGACACAAAGACAGAGACAAAGACAGAGACAAAcacaaagataaagaaagggacAAAGATCGCGACCGGGACAAGCCCAGAGAGAAAGACAGGGACAAAGATCGCGACAGGGACAAGACCAGAGAGAAGGACAGGGACAGAGATCGCGACAGGGACAAGGACAGGGAACGGCATCGGGATAAGGATAGGGACCGCGAGAAGGAGAAGAGAAGGGACAGCGGGAAGGACAAGGAGAGAAGTCGGGACAAGGACAGGGAGCGAGAGAGGCGGAAGGAGCGGGAAAAGGAGGCGGACTCGTCCCGGGATAAAGAGAGGGACAGGGACAAGCAGAGGGACAAGGACAGAGAGAGGGATAAGCACCGGGAGAAGGACAGGGAAAAGCATCGCGATCGGGATCGGGACAAGGATGACGAAAGGCGCAGGGAGAAGGACAAGGACCGGGACAGGGACAGGGATCGGGAACGGGACAACAAACACAGAAGCAGGGACGAGAACAAGGATAGAGACAGGCATCGAGAGAAGGACAGAGAACGAgacaaggagaaagagaaggagagagaaaggagaagcAGAACTGAGGAAGACCAGAGGGAAGAGTCCCGTCACGATAAGAAAGACA GACACAAAAACAGAGAGGGTGCGGAAGGTCGGGAGAGGCGTCACCGCGAAGATAAAGAGGACAGAGAAAGGAGGGCCGACAAGGAGAGGGAGGGCAGCAGTAGGGACAGGGAGAGACACCGAGACAAAGAT GAGGATAGAGGTAGCAGGAAGGACGATAAACGACACCGGGACGGCGACCGCGAGAAGAGGAGACATCGCGACAAGGAGGAGCGAGGTTCGGCCGACGGACGCAGGCGGGAGAAGAGCGCGGAGAGGAGGCACCGCAAGGAGAAGGAAGCGCAAGAGAATGGGGTGGATgagaggaaagagaagaggCGGCAGAAGAAGGGGACGCGTGAAGATGCTGAG GATGATGTAGGTGAGGAGATAGTTAAGCAGGAGGAACCCAAGGCCCCTGAACCTGATGGATACGATGACTATGAAGATGACTTTGAG GATTACGACGATGACTTCgaagaggatgatgatgatgatgaggataatgATGGTGCAGGAGACGATCAG GTCCCAAGTGATATTGAAGAGATGAGGAGGGCCATGGCAGCAGAGAACCAAGCAATGAGGAGAAGTGCAGAGTCG ACTGAGTCAAGATCAAGATCGGAAAGATCCAGTG CATCTAGTGCAAGACCCACAACGTCTCGCACGGGGCGGACCTTCATCAACTTTGTCGCCGCCAAGCAGCGGCAGATCAGCGACCAGGTGGCCCAGCGGACGCGGAAGCGCGGCCAGGAACTCATGTCCCTCATCGACCTCGACGTGGCCAGCTACGACATCTTCGACATGCCCCCGGTCAGGGAGTATGACCGCTACATCTCCAGCTTTGGCCGCTCAAACACCAAACAG GCTTTTGTGCAGTGCAATGAGGACAATCTTGAGCGAGACGTGCAGACGGAGGAGGTGGAGGGGTGGGACAAGTGGACCCAGCATCCGGCCGAAGGGGTCAAGTCATGTGGTG GTGGAAATGTTGCCGATCAAGAGGATTATGAGCTGGTGgcagagagagaaacaaattcTCTGAGGTTCAACCGCTTCATGGAAAAGGCAACTCAG CTCTTCACAGTTCTCTTGGACGAGGAGCTGGCCAACAAAGTCGGTGGGAAGCTGGAGAACAACCAGCGCAGCATCATCTTCAGCGATGGCTACACCCTCATGAATACCGGCACACCCATACTACAAG GACGGTGCATTCTGAGAGTGGCTTTCCATCCGGTCCAAACCAACCTCATTCTGACCATGCACTCCATGCCAAATGCG GAGGACCGTAGCTCTGACGACATGGACCGG AAAGTCGTGGAAAAGGCTGGATTGACCAACAGAGGGCTCATGTGTGTTTGGAACATCAACGAACCGTCCAGACCTCAGAA GATATTGGTGTTGAAGTCTGTACCGATGACCTGCACGTTCAGCCCCTCCAAGGCAACCATGGCATTCTGTGGAACG TTGGATGGGTCTATCTGTGTGTGGGACCTGAGGGAGCCTTCCAACATGCACCAGAAGTGCGAATTTGGCTGGGGTCACATGATCGTGCGGGTGCCGACGTACAGCACAGAGTCCGGCTCGCTGGAAGAGAGCCACCACAGTCCAGTGGTGGCCATGCAGCCCATCGTCAGCGCGGAGGATGCCAACAATGCAACCAGCAAGCCAAGCAGTAGCG ATGATTCTGTAGGTCTCTCCTTTCAGCTCGTCACAGTTGATGAAAAGGGAACCATCAGTTTCTGG GTTGTGCTAGAAATAGACAAACCTGACGAAGCCGGTTCAGAGTATGATCTAG GTCTCGTACCAGGTGGAAAGATCAAGCTGATCAAGAGTTCATCTATTCAACTTCCAGTGCCGTCCAG GGAGCTGGGGCCAGTGTATCGTTTGAAGATTACTGACATGCAGCTGGAGCCGTCCAATCCCAACCACTTCTATGTTGCCACGGATGCT GGTTGTGTAATCCATGGAGCCAGAAACACGGAGAGGGTGTCCCCAAAATACTTTTGGGTGGATGAAG GTGTTCCCACTGGGGTCAAGTGTATAGACTTTTCACCCTTCAACCTACCATGCTTTCTG ATCGCTTGCAGCGACGGAACTGTGCAACTCTTCAGCACGTCCAAAG GCTCTCCCCTTCAGAGCTGGCCCAATGCCACCCAAGGCATGGAGATCATTGCCATCTCGTGGTCCAGGTCTAGGCCCTCTGTCTTCTACGTGGTGGATGTCACGTCCAAGGTCTACGTCTGGGAGCTGTTGGAAAGTGACGGGGGCCCCATCAAGGTGGAGCAGTTCTCGCGCGGCAA
- the LOC140237442 gene encoding cytoplasmic dynein 2 intermediate chain 1-like isoform X2 gives MPGKSKEDTWGAKELSESIKEARSSGKSRHKDRDKDRDKHKDKERDKDRDRDKPREKDRDKDRDRDKTREKDRDRDRDRDKDRERHRDKDRDREKEKRRDSGKDKERSRDKDRERERRKEREKEADSSRDKERDRDKQRDKDRERDKHREKDREKHRDRDRDKDDERRREKDKDRDRDRDRERDNKHRSRDENKDRDRHREKDRERDKEKEKERERRSRTEEDQREESRHDKKDRHKNREGAEGRERRHREDKEDRERRADKEREGSSRDRERHRDKDEDRGSRKDDKRHRDGDREKRRHRDKEERGSADGRRREKSAERRHRKEKEAQENGVDERKEKRRQKKGTREDAEDDVGEEIVKQEEPKAPEPDGYDDYEDDFEDYDDDFEEDDDDDEDNDGAGDDQVPSDIEEMRRAMAAENQAMRRSAESTESRSRSERSSASSARPTTSRTGRTFINFVAAKQRQISDQVAQRTRKRGQELMSLIDLDVASYDIFDMPPVREYDRYISSFGRSNTKQAFVQCNEDNLERDVQTEEVEGWDKWTQHPAEGVKSCGGGNVADQEDYELVAERETNSLRFNRFMEKATQLFTVLLDEELANKVGGKLENNQRSIIFSDGYTLMNTGTPILQGRCILRVAFHPVQTNLILTMHSMPNAKVVEKAGLTNRGLMCVWNINEPSRPQKILVLKSVPMTCTFSPSKATMAFCGTLDGSICVWDLREPSNMHQKCEFGWGHMIVRVPTYSTESGSLEESHHSPVVAMQPIVSAEDANNATSKPSSSDDSVGLSFQLVTVDEKGTISFWVVLEIDKPDEAGSEYDLGLVPGGKIKLIKSSSIQLPVPSRELGPVYRLKITDMQLEPSNPNHFYVATDAGCVIHGARNTERVSPKYFWVDEGVPTGVKCIDFSPFNLPCFLIACSDGTVQLFSTSKGSPLQSWPNATQGMEIIAISWSRSRPSVFYVVDVTSKVYVWELLESDGGPIKVEQFSRGKLTTLAVANDHAATGWGMAGRKPELAITDSMGSLDIHRINSRFSTANASELDSFTTYLEHLI, from the exons agcaAAGAAGACACATGGGGAGCTAAGGAGCTCAGCGAATCAATAAAA GAGGCCAGGTCATCTGGGAAGAGTAGACACAAAGACAGAGACAAAGACAGAGACAAAcacaaagataaagaaagggacAAAGATCGCGACCGGGACAAGCCCAGAGAGAAAGACAGGGACAAAGATCGCGACAGGGACAAGACCAGAGAGAAGGACAGGGACAGAGATCGCGACAGGGACAAGGACAGGGAACGGCATCGGGATAAGGATAGGGACCGCGAGAAGGAGAAGAGAAGGGACAGCGGGAAGGACAAGGAGAGAAGTCGGGACAAGGACAGGGAGCGAGAGAGGCGGAAGGAGCGGGAAAAGGAGGCGGACTCGTCCCGGGATAAAGAGAGGGACAGGGACAAGCAGAGGGACAAGGACAGAGAGAGGGATAAGCACCGGGAGAAGGACAGGGAAAAGCATCGCGATCGGGATCGGGACAAGGATGACGAAAGGCGCAGGGAGAAGGACAAGGACCGGGACAGGGACAGGGATCGGGAACGGGACAACAAACACAGAAGCAGGGACGAGAACAAGGATAGAGACAGGCATCGAGAGAAGGACAGAGAACGAgacaaggagaaagagaaggagagagaaaggagaagcAGAACTGAGGAAGACCAGAGGGAAGAGTCCCGTCACGATAAGAAAGACA GACACAAAAACAGAGAGGGTGCGGAAGGTCGGGAGAGGCGTCACCGCGAAGATAAAGAGGACAGAGAAAGGAGGGCCGACAAGGAGAGGGAGGGCAGCAGTAGGGACAGGGAGAGACACCGAGACAAAGAT GAGGATAGAGGTAGCAGGAAGGACGATAAACGACACCGGGACGGCGACCGCGAGAAGAGGAGACATCGCGACAAGGAGGAGCGAGGTTCGGCCGACGGACGCAGGCGGGAGAAGAGCGCGGAGAGGAGGCACCGCAAGGAGAAGGAAGCGCAAGAGAATGGGGTGGATgagaggaaagagaagaggCGGCAGAAGAAGGGGACGCGTGAAGATGCTGAG GATGATGTAGGTGAGGAGATAGTTAAGCAGGAGGAACCCAAGGCCCCTGAACCTGATGGATACGATGACTATGAAGATGACTTTGAG GATTACGACGATGACTTCgaagaggatgatgatgatgatgaggataatgATGGTGCAGGAGACGATCAG GTCCCAAGTGATATTGAAGAGATGAGGAGGGCCATGGCAGCAGAGAACCAAGCAATGAGGAGAAGTGCAGAGTCG ACTGAGTCAAGATCAAGATCGGAAAGATCCAGTG CATCTAGTGCAAGACCCACAACGTCTCGCACGGGGCGGACCTTCATCAACTTTGTCGCCGCCAAGCAGCGGCAGATCAGCGACCAGGTGGCCCAGCGGACGCGGAAGCGCGGCCAGGAACTCATGTCCCTCATCGACCTCGACGTGGCCAGCTACGACATCTTCGACATGCCCCCGGTCAGGGAGTATGACCGCTACATCTCCAGCTTTGGCCGCTCAAACACCAAACAG GCTTTTGTGCAGTGCAATGAGGACAATCTTGAGCGAGACGTGCAGACGGAGGAGGTGGAGGGGTGGGACAAGTGGACCCAGCATCCGGCCGAAGGGGTCAAGTCATGTGGTG GTGGAAATGTTGCCGATCAAGAGGATTATGAGCTGGTGgcagagagagaaacaaattcTCTGAGGTTCAACCGCTTCATGGAAAAGGCAACTCAG CTCTTCACAGTTCTCTTGGACGAGGAGCTGGCCAACAAAGTCGGTGGGAAGCTGGAGAACAACCAGCGCAGCATCATCTTCAGCGATGGCTACACCCTCATGAATACCGGCACACCCATACTACAAG GACGGTGCATTCTGAGAGTGGCTTTCCATCCGGTCCAAACCAACCTCATTCTGACCATGCACTCCATGCCAAATGCG AAAGTCGTGGAAAAGGCTGGATTGACCAACAGAGGGCTCATGTGTGTTTGGAACATCAACGAACCGTCCAGACCTCAGAA GATATTGGTGTTGAAGTCTGTACCGATGACCTGCACGTTCAGCCCCTCCAAGGCAACCATGGCATTCTGTGGAACG TTGGATGGGTCTATCTGTGTGTGGGACCTGAGGGAGCCTTCCAACATGCACCAGAAGTGCGAATTTGGCTGGGGTCACATGATCGTGCGGGTGCCGACGTACAGCACAGAGTCCGGCTCGCTGGAAGAGAGCCACCACAGTCCAGTGGTGGCCATGCAGCCCATCGTCAGCGCGGAGGATGCCAACAATGCAACCAGCAAGCCAAGCAGTAGCG ATGATTCTGTAGGTCTCTCCTTTCAGCTCGTCACAGTTGATGAAAAGGGAACCATCAGTTTCTGG GTTGTGCTAGAAATAGACAAACCTGACGAAGCCGGTTCAGAGTATGATCTAG GTCTCGTACCAGGTGGAAAGATCAAGCTGATCAAGAGTTCATCTATTCAACTTCCAGTGCCGTCCAG GGAGCTGGGGCCAGTGTATCGTTTGAAGATTACTGACATGCAGCTGGAGCCGTCCAATCCCAACCACTTCTATGTTGCCACGGATGCT GGTTGTGTAATCCATGGAGCCAGAAACACGGAGAGGGTGTCCCCAAAATACTTTTGGGTGGATGAAG GTGTTCCCACTGGGGTCAAGTGTATAGACTTTTCACCCTTCAACCTACCATGCTTTCTG ATCGCTTGCAGCGACGGAACTGTGCAACTCTTCAGCACGTCCAAAG GCTCTCCCCTTCAGAGCTGGCCCAATGCCACCCAAGGCATGGAGATCATTGCCATCTCGTGGTCCAGGTCTAGGCCCTCTGTCTTCTACGTGGTGGATGTCACGTCCAAGGTCTACGTCTGGGAGCTGTTGGAAAGTGACGGGGGCCCCATCAAGGTGGAGCAGTTCTCGCGCGGCAA